Proteins co-encoded in one Nicotiana sylvestris chromosome 7, ASM39365v2, whole genome shotgun sequence genomic window:
- the LOC138872697 gene encoding uncharacterized protein yields MPEEIVKEVENFENRPKSNMDKTEVVNLGDAENVKETCINVHFSPSEKEEYTEFLKEYEDIFAWSYDDMTDLSTSIVAHKLPTDLTCLPVKQKLRKFKPDMSLKIKEEVTKQVKAKVLRVVEYPTWLANIVPVLKKDGKVRVCVNYRDLNRASPKDDFPLPNIHILIDNCTKHEL; encoded by the coding sequence atgccggaagagattgttaaagaagttgagaattttgagaatagacctaagtccaacatGGACAAGACTGaggttgttaacctgggagatgcagaaaatgtcaaagaaacgtgcATCAATGTTCATTTttcaccatcagaaaaggaagagtacacagaatttctaaaggaatatgaggacatattcgcctggtcatatgatgatatgactgatctaagtacatctattgtggctcacaaattgccaacCGATCTAACATGTCTaccggtaaaacagaagctcagaaaattcaagcctgacatgagcttaaaaatcaaggaagaagtcacaaAGCAAGTCAAGGCtaaagttctcagggtagtagaatatccgacatggttagcaaACATTGTGCCGGTactgaagaaggatgggaaggtcagagtctgtgtcaactaccgggatctcaacagGGCGAGTCCAAAAGACGATTTCCccctgccaaacatacacatcttgattgacaattgcaccaagcacgAGTTGTAG